The Leishmania mexicana MHOM/GT/2001/U1103 complete genome, chromosome 6 genome includes a region encoding these proteins:
- a CDS encoding putative coproporphyrinogen III oxidase: MSLAVEAVKDFLLKLQDDICEAIEAEDGQAMFMEDKWTREGGGGGRTRVIANGAVIEKGGVNFSHVYGKGMPGSSTERHPDMAGCNFQAMGVSLVIHPKSPHVPTSHANVRLFVAEREGKEPVWWFGGGFDLTPYYAVEEDCRYFHQVAQDLCKPFGADVYARFKTWCDEYFFIPHRNEARGIGGLFFDDLNEWPFEKCFEFVQAVGKGFIDAYIPIVNRRKNTPYTEQQVEFQEFRRGRYAEFNLVIDRGTKFGLQSGGRTESILISLPPRARWGYNWQPEPGTPEARLTEYFLTKKQWV; the protein is encoded by the coding sequence ATGTCACTTGCAGTCGAAGCTGTAAAGGACTTTCTCCTGAAGCTTCAGGATGACATATGTGAAGCTATCGAGGCGGAAGACGGACAGGCAATGTTCATGGAGGATAAGTGGACacgcgagggcggcggtggcggccgcacGCGCGTCATAGCGAACGGTGCCGTGATCGAAAAGGGCGGCGTGAACTTTTCACACGTGTATGGGAAGGGGATGCCAGGGTCCTCAACGGAGCGGCACCCTGACATGGCTGGTTGCAACTTCCAGGCGATGGGAGTCTCGCTTGTTATTCATCCAAAGAGCCCCCACGTCCCCACATCGCACGCGAACGTGCGTCTCTTTGTTGCCGAGAGGGAAGGCAAGGAGCCGGTGTGGTGGTTCGGTGGCGGCTTCGACCTCACGCCGTACTATGCTGTGGAGGAAGACTGCCGCTACTTCCACCAAGTCGCACAGGACCTCTGCAAGCCCTTCGGCGCTGACGTGTACGCACGCTTCAAGACGTGGTGTGACGAGTATTTCTTCATCCCTCACCGAAACGAGGCCCGCGGTATTGGCGGCCTGTTCTTCGACGATCTGAACGAGTGGCCGTTTGAGAAATGCTTCGAATTTGTGCAGGCGGTGGGCAAGGGGTTCATTGATGCGTACATCCCAATTGTGAACCGGCGCAAGAACACTCCATACACAGAACAGCAGGTGGAGTTCCAGGAGTTCCGCCGCGGACGGTACGCGGAGTTCAACCTGGTGATTGACCGCGGCACGAAGTTCGGCCTTCAGTCTGGCGGTCGCACCGAGTCCATCTTGATttcactgccgccgcgtgcgcgctgggGCTACAATTGGCAGCCAGAACCTGGCACGCCGGAGGCGCGGTTGACGGAGTACTTTTTGACGAAGAAGCAGTGGGTGTAG
- a CDS encoding protoporphyrinogen oxidase-like protein yields MTSQGPKYLMLYSTTDGHTKTIMDTIAKQLADETKARCDVVDIKDGNSYVLAHYEKVLLGASIRYGHFSAAFINYVKQHHSELSVMPSAFFSVNLTARKSDKNTAMTNVYTRKFLNQSPWSPQLVGVFAGALWYPRYNFFDRVLIQLIMKVTGGETDSTKEIVYTDWAAVRRFACDFAALPLTVPPRPKTSAAKGPNGVLRSGNGARCLLAIVGMSAAVVVGTRIIASKRG; encoded by the coding sequence ATGACGTCACAGGGCCCAAAGTACCTAATGTTGTACTCTACAACAGACGGACATACCAAAACGATTATGGATACAATAGCAAAGCAGCTCGCCGACGAGACAAAGGCGCGGTGCGATGTTGTCGACATCAAGGACGGTAACAGCTACGTGCTGGCACACTACGAAAAGGTTCTACTTGGCGCGTCCATTCGCTACGGACATTTTAGCGCTGCCTTCATCAACTACGTCAAGCAGCACCACAGTGAGCTTAGTGTCATGCCGTCGGCTTTCTTTAGTGTCAATCTCACAGCACGCAAGTCGGACAAGAACACCGCTATGACTAACGTTTACACACGCAAGTTTCTCAATCAGTCACCATGGTCCCCTCAACTTGTCGGTGTCTTTGCAGGTGCGTTGTGGTACCCTCGCTACAACTTTTTTGATCGGGTCCTGATTCAGCTCATTATGAAGGTGACAGGTGGAGAAACGGATTCGACTAAAGAAATTGTGTACACTGATTGGGCTGCTGTTCGACGGTTTGCGTGTGACTTTGCAGCTCTACCTTTGACAGTACCACCGCGACCGAAAACGAGCGCAGCCAAGGGGCCTAACGGCGTTCTCAGAAGTGGCAACGGTGCGCGCTGTTTGCTCGCGATAGTCGGCATGTCAGCGGCTGTCGTTGTCGGAACTCGTATAATCGCTTCAAAACGCGGATGA
- a CDS encoding putative pteridine transporter, giving the protein MASAQPIEEMRKGGVADHHEDDAAEDPHAKYEHPMATKWFKAAPCLRYIPLFSEVTAAFGPKFSLSLGLCYTLSKGAASRIINVSRQPMFIVRYGLNVARYQRLASMYSLGWSLKPFIASITDVIALFGYTKRWYMVLSAVLGTATALAYALLPAKESSANAAAAFVFLTCFGKSNIDILSQGHFSRSIRENPEVGPSVVSWVWAMTFVGTILASCMMGPLSDAKLTYVGIILSAALQLATVFFFIFNMYGEKKNRTNRRKDALMQFREQRRLEQQQVVDGRVVEPVADSGDLKMLSVVEVPGCPGEDDDADFVEPDIDSCLGGAVEVNIDVAVRNWRLIVYALIMTCGIITQACVMVLGTRRQLLYACIGVAIVFMGGAFLSLPLIVAKAAVFIYLNSLLYLQIPGALSNFYLAKPTCLPDGPHFSYTFYQTVGALITDVGGVTGAVLFTRFFSKHRYAFVFIATSLLQVLGSIFDLIIVKRWNTHIGIPDHAMYILGDAIVYEICFVMSLMPGQVLMSRLCPRGTETIAFAILAGFNSAGNSMSLAVGSLLMENFWPVSAKPPCDFTNVPYLIITGHLCTPLLIIPLAFLLLPKARICDRIDIDGNVIAQNAKAAEEPPCTVVKPHAAADGEGQGPETKQGDSREPKAA; this is encoded by the coding sequence ATGGCGTCCGCACAGCCGATTGAGGAGATGCGCAAGGGCGGCGTTGCCGACCACCACGAAGATGACGCGGCTGAGGATCCCCATGCAAAGTATGAGCATCCTATGGCGACGAAGTGGTTCAAGGCTGCGCCTTGCTTGCGCTACATTCCACTGTTCAGCGAGGTCACTGCCGCCTTTGGACCCAAGTTCTCCCTATCTCTCGGCCTGTGCTACACGCTGTCGAAAGGTGCAGCCAGCCGAATCATCAACGTCTCTCGCCAGCCGATGTTTATCGTCCGCTACGGACTGAACGTTGCACGGTATCAGCGTCTTGCCTCCATGTACAGCCTCGGCTGGTCGCTGAAGCCATTCATCGCCTCGATTACGGACGTGATCGCGCTGTTTGGCTACACGAAGCGGTGGTACATGGTGCTTTCAGCAGTGCTGGGCACGGCGACCGCTCTGGCGTACGCACTGCTGCCCGCGAAGGAGTCGTCGGCTaacgctgctgcggcgttTGTGTTTCTCACCTGCTTTGGCAAATCCAACATCGACATTCTGTCCCAAGGCCACTTCAGTCGGTCGATACGTGAAAACCCCGAGGTGGGCCCATCGGTGGTGAGCTGGGTGTGGGCCATGACGTTTGTCGGCACCATCCTCGCGTCCTGCATGATGGGACCCTTGTCGGATGCCAAGCTGACGTACGTCGGCATCATCTTGtcggctgcgctgcagctcgcgaCAGTCTTCTTCTTCATTTTCAACATGTACGGCGAAAAGAAGAACCGCACGAACCGCCGCAAGGACGCCCTCATGCAGTTTCGGGAGCAGAGGCGcttggagcagcagcaggttgTCGATGGCCGCGTGGTAGAGCCCGTGGCGGACTCTGGTGACTTGAAGATGCTCTCAGTGGTCGAAGTCCCCGGCTGTCCGGGAGAGGATGACGACGCAGATTTCGTGGAGCCAGATATTGATTCGTGTCTTGGCGGCGCAGTGGAGGTGAACATCGACGTTGCAGTACGGAACTGGCGGCTCATCGTGTACGCGCTGATCATGACGTGCGGCATTATCACCCAGGCCTGTGTTATGGTGCTCGGCACCCGGCGTCAGCTCCTGTACGCTTGCATTGGTGTCGCCATTGTGTTCATGGGTGGTGcctttctctcgctgccGTTGATCGTCGCCAAGGCAGCCGTTTTTATCTACCTCAACTCTCTCCTGTACTTGCAGATCCCTGGCGCGCTCTCCAACTTCTACCTCGCGAAGCCCACGTGCCTGCCGGACGGCCCGCACTTTTCGTACACGTTTTACCAGACTGTCGGTGCCCTCATCACAGATGTCGGTGGTGTGACCGGTGCCGTTCTCTTCACCCGCTTCTTCTCGAAGCACAGGTACGCCTTTGTCTTCATCGCGACGTCATTGTTGCAGGTACTGGGCTCGATCTTTGATCTGATCATCGTCAAGCGGTGGAACACGCACATTGGCATCCCTGATCACGCCATGTATATTCTCGGTGACGCGATCGTGTACGAGATCTGCTTTGTGATGTCGTTGATGCCAGGGCAGGTCCTCATGTCCCGCCTGTGCCCGCGCGGCACAGAAACGATTGCATTCGCGATCTTGGCTGGCTTCAACAGCGCCGGCAACTCAATGTCCCTCGCCGTGGGTTCTCTTCTAATGGAAAACTTCTGGCCTGTCTCTGCAAAGCCGCCGTGCGACTTCACGAACGTGCCATACTTAATCATAACGGGCCACTTgtgcacgccgctgctgatcATCCCACTCGcgttcctgctgctgccgaaggCACGCATCTGCGACCGCATTGACATTGACGGCAATGTCATCGCACAGAACGCCAAGGCCGCTGAGGAGCCGCCCTGCACTGTTGTCAAACcacacgcagccgcggaTGGCGAAGGACAAGGGCCAGAGACCAAGCAGGGGGACTCACGGGAACCAAAGGCGGCCTGA